Proteins found in one Vallitalea guaymasensis genomic segment:
- a CDS encoding B12-binding domain-containing radical SAM protein yields the protein MVKNVLLIQPPIFKSDLGVDVIQGAYWNKLDKKMNDIIIENKLDNGVNGYHAIEPNIGLLYVAACLNKCGYNLKYVDFSVVDNDVRETQKRPINEEDIEKEIGQIPKNFLQFVAISCMTVNYKWAVKIAETIKSINSECVVVLGGVHGSFEYENILKSTKSIDIVSIGEGEETMVEIADMFFGYGMDLDKLSSIKSVAFRKGDGSICLTPKREFIQDLDTIPYPMYELIPKHITDDVMIRVITSRGCSNNCSFCVPSKIFNKLRFRKVKCVVDELEYYNKTHGWKLFMIGDLNFLSSYDYALDFCNEIIKRKLDIVWICQSRVDLVDENITKLMKKAGCILICLGIESADQDILDHTNKNTTVDKALNACKMVKNAGIRLYTYWVFGLPNETHDSAHATIKLLRRFLDEDVIDFTHCTMCTPFPGTELYKHPEENDITLLTNDYDDYWLGCDYLGAGLPVMETNELSRYEIYAYWQMALAVVAGNLD from the coding sequence ATGGTTAAAAACGTTCTACTAATACAGCCGCCTATTTTCAAATCAGATTTAGGTGTTGATGTAATTCAAGGTGCATATTGGAATAAGCTTGATAAAAAGATGAATGACATAATAATAGAAAATAAACTTGATAATGGAGTTAATGGATATCATGCCATAGAACCCAATATCGGTTTGCTTTATGTAGCGGCATGCTTGAATAAATGTGGTTATAATCTTAAATATGTTGATTTCTCAGTGGTTGATAATGATGTTAGAGAGACCCAAAAAAGACCCATCAATGAAGAGGATATAGAGAAAGAGATAGGACAGATACCTAAGAATTTTTTACAATTCGTGGCTATCTCTTGTATGACAGTAAATTATAAATGGGCAGTCAAGATTGCTGAAACTATAAAAAGTATAAATAGTGAGTGTGTTGTTGTATTAGGCGGTGTTCATGGAAGTTTTGAATATGAGAATATACTCAAAAGCACAAAAAGCATAGACATAGTTTCTATTGGTGAAGGAGAAGAAACTATGGTAGAAATAGCTGATATGTTTTTTGGGTATGGGATGGATCTTGATAAGTTGTCTTCAATAAAAAGTGTAGCATTTCGTAAAGGAGATGGAAGTATCTGTCTGACTCCAAAAAGAGAATTCATACAAGATTTGGATACCATTCCTTATCCTATGTATGAGCTTATTCCCAAACACATTACAGATGATGTAATGATAAGGGTCATAACCTCTAGAGGATGTAGTAACAATTGTTCTTTTTGCGTTCCAAGCAAAATATTTAATAAATTAAGATTCCGTAAGGTCAAGTGTGTAGTAGATGAATTGGAATACTATAACAAGACACATGGATGGAAATTATTCATGATAGGTGATTTGAATTTCCTTAGCTCGTATGATTATGCACTTGATTTCTGTAATGAGATCATTAAGAGAAAACTTGATATTGTATGGATATGCCAGAGTAGAGTGGATTTAGTTGATGAGAATATAACGAAACTCATGAAAAAAGCAGGTTGTATTCTAATCTGTCTAGGCATTGAAAGTGCTGACCAAGATATTTTGGATCACACCAACAAAAACACAACAGTGGATAAAGCTTTGAATGCTTGTAAAATGGTTAAGAATGCAGGTATTCGTTTGTATACATATTGGGTTTTTGGATTGCCTAATGAAACTCATGATAGTGCACATGCCACCATTAAACTATTAAGGCGATTCCTGGATGAAGATGTAATTGATTTTACCCACTGTACAATGTGTACTCCTTTTCCTGGGACTGAACTTTACAAGCATCCAGAAGAGAATGATATAACTCTGTTAACCAATGATTACGATGATTATTGGTTAGGTTGTGATTATCTAGGTGCAGGACTTCCTGTAATGGAGACTAATGAATTAAGCAGATATGAAATCTATGCATACTGGCAGATGGCACTTGCTGTAGTAGCTGGTAATCTGGATTGA
- a CDS encoding aspartate aminotransferase family protein, with amino-acid sequence MYENKGYKLYDIDDIDCMSDDEVKTINHNRLNTKLTELLKILDCDKVYKDADNCVIKDSEGNEYIDFLGAYGAMNLGSNNPHVVDALDKVRNKLNLAFIGLNPYEAGLAENLVKLTDNQLQHVFFCNSGSESVESSLKMARAATGKSRIIYCRNSYHGKSFGALTVTGQAHYRQKFEPLIPDMIEVPYGNIEELEKELAEGAAAFIVEPIQGEGGIITPPQNYFKEVRELCTKHEVLLILDEVQTGFGRTGTFFAYEQENIVPDILCLAKSLGGGIMPMGACISKEWVYQKAYGELSTCMLHSTTFGGNTYACAAGIATIETIVKEDLVKECKEKGKFLMEGLNNLKERYYGIKEVRGRGLMVGVEFENNIDDTLKEANGIKELPFNSYGAYIASGLINEYGIVTAYSTNNMSLIRLEPPLTITYDQIEKFLSALGNLLLENSEFDMCNVK; translated from the coding sequence ATGTACGAAAACAAAGGATACAAATTATATGATATTGATGATATAGATTGCATGAGTGATGATGAGGTCAAAACTATTAATCACAATAGACTGAATACGAAACTAACTGAACTTCTGAAAATACTAGACTGCGATAAAGTTTATAAGGATGCTGACAATTGTGTCATAAAAGATTCAGAGGGTAATGAATACATAGATTTCTTAGGAGCTTATGGAGCCATGAATCTAGGAAGCAATAATCCTCATGTAGTTGATGCGTTGGATAAAGTCAGAAATAAGCTGAATCTAGCATTTATCGGTTTGAATCCTTATGAAGCCGGGCTGGCAGAAAATCTTGTGAAACTTACTGATAACCAATTGCAGCATGTTTTTTTCTGTAACAGTGGTTCTGAATCTGTGGAAAGTTCACTTAAAATGGCACGAGCTGCTACTGGCAAAAGCAGAATAATATATTGCAGGAATTCCTATCACGGTAAGAGTTTTGGTGCGTTGACTGTTACAGGTCAAGCACATTACAGACAGAAATTTGAACCATTGATTCCTGATATGATTGAAGTTCCTTATGGAAACATAGAGGAATTGGAAAAAGAATTAGCCGAAGGTGCTGCAGCATTTATTGTTGAACCCATACAAGGGGAAGGTGGAATAATTACACCACCACAGAATTATTTCAAAGAAGTCAGAGAACTATGTACTAAGCATGAGGTACTTCTTATCTTGGATGAGGTACAGACAGGATTTGGAAGAACAGGAACTTTTTTTGCATATGAACAAGAAAATATAGTACCTGATATCTTATGTCTGGCAAAATCTCTTGGCGGTGGAATAATGCCAATGGGTGCTTGTATATCAAAAGAATGGGTATATCAAAAAGCATATGGTGAACTTAGTACATGTATGCTCCATTCAACTACATTCGGTGGTAATACATATGCATGTGCCGCTGGAATAGCAACAATAGAGACTATTGTGAAGGAAGATTTAGTAAAAGAATGTAAAGAAAAAGGCAAGTTTCTAATGGAAGGACTTAATAATCTGAAAGAGAGATATTACGGTATAAAAGAAGTAAGAGGTAGGGGTCTCATGGTTGGTGTGGAGTTTGAAAATAATATTGATGACACCTTGAAAGAAGCTAATGGCATCAAAGAACTTCCATTCAACAGTTATGGAGCATATATAGCTTCAGGACTTATAAATGAATATGGCATAGTTACTGCATATTCAACAAATAACATGAGTTTGATTCGTTTAGAACCACCATTGACTATTACCTATGACCAGATAGAGAAATTTTTATCAGCACTGGGAAATCTTCTGTTAGAAAATAGTGAATTTGACATGTGTAATGTTAAATGA
- a CDS encoding GNAT family N-acyltransferase yields MINVEVINSIDRKDKLDEIYKFRFEVYIEELSYLKAGYDDSNSYYSKQEYDIYDEYSRHIILRNNKEIVAYARIIIDKGQGLLILNKIGDQQFLNDSDKVEVSRMMVKKNYRYSRAIIILMNEIYKNLVDIGSKYIFADTFQDSASYHICKEMGFKELGVKYIDETYNLDVDSVVLFSTLSELKINYFLEMNRKEEISNG; encoded by the coding sequence GTGATAAATGTTGAAGTAATAAACTCAATTGACAGAAAAGATAAACTTGATGAAATATACAAATTCAGGTTTGAGGTATATATTGAAGAATTAAGTTATCTTAAAGCGGGATATGACGACTCTAATTCTTATTATTCAAAGCAGGAGTATGATATTTATGATGAATATTCCAGACATATCATTTTAAGGAATAATAAGGAGATAGTAGCATATGCAAGAATAATTATTGATAAGGGTCAGGGATTACTGATATTAAATAAAATTGGTGATCAACAGTTTTTGAATGACAGTGATAAAGTTGAAGTAAGCAGAATGATGGTGAAAAAGAATTACCGTTATTCTAGAGCAATAATAATACTTATGAATGAAATATATAAGAACCTGGTTGATATTGGAAGTAAATACATATTTGCAGATACTTTCCAGGATTCAGCTAGTTATCACATATGTAAAGAGATGGGTTTTAAGGAATTAGGGGTAAAGTATATAGATGAAACTTACAATTTAGATGTTGATTCAGTTGTATTATTTTCAACATTGAGTGAACTTAAGATAAATTATTTCTTGGAAATGAACAGGAAAGAGGAGATTTCAAATGGTTAA
- a CDS encoding radical SAM protein, translating to MKNFDKEQYESDFNSLHHILNMYQRNHLFQDATPLTLSFLVTNRCNLRCKHCFNHDVDKSLIEKVRKELTLDEIEKMSKSMGFFLNALLCGGEPFLREDLYEIVRLFRMNNHAKAFSSSTNGQLTDKIIKQMEHISNYSKYENYSLNFSFEGFENENDEIRGKGTFKKSIETWNECKKLNKIYGNIIQNVVVTMNSVNQETLPDFFKWVYETLKPDSVMMLLVRQSPRGGEYLKEVEPKNYENARKILEQYTLQGLNGRCDKPTTYIPASQYYYTNRTLKSGKREFMCYAGKHGAFIDFDGEVNVCEVFNDVTCNNKPVSMGNLRDYDMDFIKLWNSEQALKVKNMVNRHKVCEQCTHETEGILPSLYFEPNFFGIESIESNK from the coding sequence TTGAAAAATTTCGATAAAGAACAGTATGAAAGTGATTTCAACAGCTTACATCACATACTAAATATGTATCAGAGAAATCATTTGTTTCAAGATGCTACACCATTAACATTATCTTTTTTAGTTACCAACAGATGTAATTTAAGGTGTAAACATTGTTTCAATCATGATGTAGATAAATCATTAATTGAAAAAGTTAGAAAAGAATTGACCTTGGATGAAATAGAGAAGATGTCGAAATCAATGGGCTTTTTCCTTAATGCATTGCTATGTGGAGGAGAACCTTTCCTAAGAGAAGACTTATATGAAATAGTTAGGTTATTCAGAATGAATAATCATGCAAAGGCATTTTCAAGCAGTACTAATGGACAACTTACAGATAAGATAATAAAACAAATGGAGCATATAAGCAATTATTCAAAATATGAAAACTACTCCTTGAATTTTTCATTTGAAGGTTTTGAAAATGAAAATGATGAGATAAGAGGAAAAGGTACATTTAAGAAGAGCATCGAGACATGGAATGAATGTAAAAAATTAAATAAGATATACGGAAATATCATTCAGAATGTTGTTGTAACAATGAACTCAGTTAATCAAGAAACACTTCCTGATTTCTTCAAATGGGTCTATGAAACATTGAAACCAGATAGTGTAATGATGCTTTTGGTAAGACAAAGTCCAAGAGGCGGGGAATACCTAAAAGAAGTTGAACCTAAGAATTATGAGAATGCAAGAAAAATATTAGAGCAGTATACTCTACAGGGGCTTAATGGTAGATGTGATAAACCAACTACATATATACCAGCATCACAATACTATTACACCAATAGGACATTGAAATCGGGAAAAAGAGAGTTTATGTGTTATGCAGGTAAGCATGGAGCATTTATTGATTTTGATGGAGAAGTCAATGTATGTGAAGTCTTCAATGATGTGACCTGCAATAATAAACCAGTGTCCATGGGTAACTTAAGAGATTACGATATGGATTTCATAAAATTATGGAATAGCGAACAAGCGTTGAAAGTGAAAAATATGGTAAATCGTCATAAGGTTTGTGAACAATGTACACATGAAACAGAAGGTATCTTACCATCTCTATATTTTGAACCAAACTTCTTTGGAATTGAAAGCATAGAGAGTAACAAATAG
- a CDS encoding AMP-binding protein — MNDLFKLDYVLQAMKENDRNYVEYYNGSTYFKKVFSDMYVDVMKVSSYLKYKGVQKGDRVGIIGMNSYEYMILDLAVITNGSVSVPFPEKDFKGKIQTLSKEYNLKLFFADEKYVNDSEEIINLENLLLDAEKEDYSDLEMNEIEDEDNFTIIFTSGTTGVPKGIEVRSKCVQEWMEHLVDSYDLTEDDKIIDFLTLSISNARLFVYASVLVHFNLVLTNTNELLRVLALSKPTIMQGVPYLFETFYRTFMSMTQQTFKKRFNYRLYHVLDKILPSSMLRGLHEKVFKSLKDLFGQNMRILVTGSAHTDENLLKFYEKANLRVYEVYGINEVGLVSMNNPKAYRIGSVGKPFKTKTIKISDNNEILIKSDFSWGTGYINDENNSKKTFREDGYVATGDLGHVDEDGYLYVEGRLKEVLILSNGDKIHPRIIEDDLKQTNLIKQAVAIGNQKPFISCIIVLEDANTPVNKIEDAINEINKRYSDNFKIKEFIIADSPFTVENGLMNSTLKINRNAVYEAYKSNIEKLYT; from the coding sequence ATGAATGATTTGTTCAAGTTAGATTATGTCTTACAAGCAATGAAAGAAAATGATAGAAACTATGTTGAATATTACAATGGAAGTACATATTTCAAGAAAGTGTTCTCCGATATGTATGTTGATGTTATGAAAGTATCCTCATACTTGAAGTATAAAGGAGTGCAAAAAGGCGATAGAGTTGGAATAATAGGCATGAATTCTTATGAGTATATGATTTTGGATTTGGCTGTCATTACAAATGGATCTGTATCGGTACCTTTTCCAGAAAAAGATTTCAAGGGAAAAATTCAAACACTATCCAAGGAATATAATTTAAAGCTATTCTTTGCTGATGAAAAATATGTGAATGATAGTGAAGAAATCATTAATCTTGAAAATCTATTATTAGATGCTGAAAAAGAAGATTATAGTGATTTGGAAATGAATGAAATTGAAGATGAAGATAATTTTACGATCATATTTACTTCGGGAACGACAGGTGTACCAAAAGGAATAGAAGTAAGGAGCAAATGTGTACAGGAATGGATGGAGCATCTAGTAGATTCATATGATCTTACAGAAGATGATAAAATCATAGATTTTCTTACACTATCTATATCCAATGCAAGACTATTTGTATATGCTTCAGTTTTAGTACATTTCAATTTGGTGCTGACCAACACAAATGAACTATTACGTGTACTTGCACTTTCTAAGCCTACAATTATGCAGGGGGTACCATACCTGTTTGAAACATTTTATAGAACATTCATGAGCATGACACAACAGACTTTCAAGAAACGTTTTAATTATAGGTTATATCATGTGTTAGACAAGATATTGCCATCTTCTATGCTTAGAGGACTTCATGAGAAGGTATTCAAAAGCTTAAAAGATCTCTTTGGACAGAATATGAGAATTTTAGTTACCGGCTCAGCCCATACAGATGAAAATTTATTGAAGTTCTATGAAAAAGCAAATTTAAGAGTTTATGAGGTATATGGAATAAATGAAGTCGGTTTGGTATCAATGAATAATCCAAAAGCATACAGGATTGGAAGTGTAGGAAAACCTTTCAAGACTAAAACAATAAAGATAAGTGATAATAATGAAATACTGATTAAAAGTGATTTTTCATGGGGTACTGGTTATATAAATGATGAAAACAACAGCAAAAAAACTTTTAGAGAAGACGGTTATGTAGCTACAGGTGATTTAGGTCATGTTGATGAAGATGGTTACTTATATGTTGAAGGGAGATTGAAGGAAGTTCTTATTCTGAGTAATGGGGATAAGATACATCCACGAATCATTGAAGATGATTTGAAACAGACAAACCTAATCAAGCAGGCAGTTGCAATAGGTAATCAGAAACCTTTTATCAGCTGTATTATTGTTTTAGAAGATGCCAATACACCAGTCAACAAAATAGAAGATGCAATAAATGAAATCAACAAAAGATATTCAGATAATTTCAAGATAAAAGAATTCATTATCGCTGATAGTCCATTCACAGTGGAAAATGGATTGATGAATTCCACATTGAAGATAAATAGAAATGCTGTATACGAAGCATATAAATCAAACATAGAAAAACTATACACATAA